In Paenibacillus phoenicis, one genomic interval encodes:
- a CDS encoding ribbon-helix-helix protein, CopG family codes for MSNDEFIITPREDKTVTMSIRIEKILQEQLDELARKSNRSRNEIINMALEYALKNVKFIDSTND; via the coding sequence GTGAGCAATGATGAGTTCATCATAACTCCAAGGGAAGACAAGACTGTAACGATGTCCATTCGCATTGAAAAAATCCTTCAAGAACAATTAGATGAACTTGCCCGAAAGAGCAATCGTTCTCGGAACGAAATCATTAACATGGCATTGGAATATGCCCTTAAGAATGTAAAGTTTATCGATTCTACAAACGATTAA